The genomic region GCCGTGACCAAGCGTATGGGCTGTCAACCCGTGGGTTGGCCATTGATACCGCCACCCATACGGGGGAGGAGTTTCCCGCTTTTCGCGAGTTCTGGCTTTATAAACCCAACGAAGAAAGCAGTACGTTGACGCTGCTCGCGCTCATGGATAGCCCTTCGCTCAGCGGCGCTTATCGGTTTGTTATCCAACCCGGTGACACTACCCAGGCAGAAATAGAAGCAACGCTGTTTGCGCGGGAAGATATAGACAAACTCGGCATTGCCCCGTTAACCAGCATGTTTGCCTTTGGTGAGATCAGCGCTGCACGACCCGATGACTTTCGCCCTCAGGTTCACGACTCCGATGGATTACTGGTTCACACCGGCACCGATGAATGGATATGGCGACCGCTGGATAACCCATCAGCCCTGCGTATTTCTGCTTTTCTGGATGATAGCCCGCATGGGTTTGGTTTAATGCAGCGAGAAAGGGATTTCAACCGCTATTTGGATTTAGAAGCCCACTACCACCGCCGCCCAAGCCAGTGGGTGGAACCGCTCGAAGATTGGGGCACAGGCCATATAGAGCTGGTGGAAATCCCCACTCCCGATGAAACCCACGACAACATTGTCGCTTACTGGGTATCTGAAGAAGCCTTCAACGCCGGTGAATCGCGCCGCCTGCACTATCGCACGTACACGCTGAATACTCAGTCCGACGCACACACATTAGGGCGAGCCGTTCGCAGTCGCCAAGGCAGTGCGGCCGTTCCTGGGCAACCCCCCACCGAGACGGCTAAACAACGGCAGTTTATTGTCGATTTCAACGGCGGTGTGCTGGATGACATTTCGGCAGACCAGCCGGTTGAGCTTGATATTAGCTCCCTCACTGGCGAGATACTGCTACCTCAAGTAGCCGCCTTACCCGACGGCGGCTGGCGTGTGCGCTTCAGGATTCCCGATGATACTCCCAATGATATTCGCCTTCGGCTACTGCTGAATAATGCGCCTATCAGCGAAACCTGGAACTACGTGTGGTACCCCGATGCCTGAAAACCGCGAGGCCGTGCTCTCCATACCGTGGTTGAAATGCCGCCGCGCCTTGTTTGCTATTCTAGTCGTGTCGACCAGCCTAGCAGGCTGCGCAGCCATGGCACAGGTAGTGACTCACTTACCCATGGGCTGGCAAATCGCGATGCTGACGCTATTTGCACTGACCTTTAGTTGGATCGCCCTCGCCTTCTGGGGCGCAGTGTGTGGCTTTGTGCTCTGCGCCCTTCGTCTTGATCCACTTAGCCTGCGCCGCTTCCCTTCCTCTTCCTCGGGTGTAAAACAGCTGACAAGCCGCACGGCGCTGGTCATGCCGATCTATGCAGAGCCCCCCATTCCGACCATTGCCGGGTTAGAGGCTACCTGCCGCTCGCTGCTGCAACAGGCCAACCGCCTCGGCTCAGCAGCGGTCATGCGTGATCACGTTGAGGTATTTATTCTGAGTGATACTCAGGATAGGACGCTGGCGCAGGAAGAAGCTAATCACGTGGCGGCCCTGCAGCAGCGTCTTGCCGGACAACTGGACGTTCACTATCGTCGCCGACCTAACAATCATGGCCGCAAAGCAGGCAATATCGCTGAGTTTTGCCGCCGCTGGGGACGCCGTTACGACTACCTGGTGGTGCTGGATGCCGACAGTCTCATGAGCGGCGCAACGCTTTTACATCTGATTGATCGCATGCAGCGCCAGCCCAGGGTAGGCCTGATTCAAACCATCCCAATTCCCGTAGGGCAGCGCACCCTATTTGGCCGCTTTAGCCAACTGGCATCGGCGCTGTATAGCCCTATGCTGGCGGCAGGACAGAGTTTTTGGCAGGGCGATGCGGCGAACTATTGGGGCCACAATGCGATTGTCCGTACCCGAGCTTTTATGGCCCATGCAGGCTTGCCCACCCTTTCAGGTAAGCCCCCGCTGGGTGGTGAGCTGCTCAGCCATGATTTTGTAGAAGCCGCGCTGCTTAAGCGCGGCGGCTGGCAAGTGCTACTGGATACAATGGCCACCACCGCCGTTTCACGCCACGCCCCTCACATGAGCGCTTCCCATAATAGTTTTGAAGCAATGCCCAGCAACCTGCTCGACTTCGCTAAGCGCGATCGTCGATGGCTACAGGGCAACCTCCAACACTTACGGTTACTCACGGGGGCTGGCTTCCACCCCATTAGCCGTTTGCACTTCTTTTTTGGCGCGTTTGCCTATCTCTCGTCGCTTGTTTGGCTAGGGCTTTTACTCTGTACAAGCATCCTGGTGGGATACCAAGCGGTAGACACGCAGCCTCACTACCCTTTACCCGAAGCGCTTTCTCTTGGGCTACTCTTCATCACCTTGTCCATGCTGGTCGCTCCCAAGGTAATGGGGTTAATACTCACTTGCTGGCAATGTCCTCAAGGGTTTGGGGGACGCTTTAGGCTAACCCTCAGCACGCTATTAGAGATGCTATTTGCTGCGTTAATTGCCCCTTTAATGATGGCGTGGCATAGCCTGTTTATTATGAACGTTCTGATAGGACGAGCCATTGATTGGCAAACCCAGCATCGCGGTGAGCGCTCGCTAAGCTGGAAAGAGTGCTGGCAACACGCGGGCTGGATGAGCCTCTGCGGTGCTGCCTGGGCAGGCATGCTGGTGCTGTTTTCGCCCTCGGCTTTTGGCTGGTTAACGCCCGCCTGGCTGGGCCTTATTGCAGCCGTGCCCATTGTTAAATATACCAGTAGTGCTACTTGGGGAGACGCGATGAGTGATCGTGTAGGGCTACTCGGCACTCCCAGTTCTGTTTTAAGGCCTCCGCTTCTAGCAGACTTCTCGGCGCTCAACCAACCGTCTAATGAGCGCTCTTTTTACATAACAGGACTGAAACCTCCTCCCAGCGAGCTACCCGGCGATATGCCGTGCCAGTCGTTCCGAGGCCCTCTCCCTTATGCGAATGCTAGCGCTTCTACTGC from Halomonas sp. 7T harbors:
- a CDS encoding glucan biosynthesis protein, whose translation is MGGRFTTTWILSLSCLITLPATANDDEVFNHVIERAQALANEAYQAPEESLPSALKALSYDDYRQIRFNPERAYWQDESPFSVQLFHSGFLFQTPVNINVVDNGDVSPLPFSADDFNYDGDANRLLEQDLTGSGHAGFRLHYPINSDDYADEFAVFLGASYFRLIGRDQAYGLSTRGLAIDTATHTGEEFPAFREFWLYKPNEESSTLTLLALMDSPSLSGAYRFVIQPGDTTQAEIEATLFAREDIDKLGIAPLTSMFAFGEISAARPDDFRPQVHDSDGLLVHTGTDEWIWRPLDNPSALRISAFLDDSPHGFGLMQRERDFNRYLDLEAHYHRRPSQWVEPLEDWGTGHIELVEIPTPDETHDNIVAYWVSEEAFNAGESRRLHYRTYTLNTQSDAHTLGRAVRSRQGSAAVPGQPPTETAKQRQFIVDFNGGVLDDISADQPVELDISSLTGEILLPQVAALPDGGWRVRFRIPDDTPNDIRLRLLLNNAPISETWNYVWYPDA
- the mdoH gene encoding glucans biosynthesis glucosyltransferase MdoH is translated as MPENREAVLSIPWLKCRRALFAILVVSTSLAGCAAMAQVVTHLPMGWQIAMLTLFALTFSWIALAFWGAVCGFVLCALRLDPLSLRRFPSSSSGVKQLTSRTALVMPIYAEPPIPTIAGLEATCRSLLQQANRLGSAAVMRDHVEVFILSDTQDRTLAQEEANHVAALQQRLAGQLDVHYRRRPNNHGRKAGNIAEFCRRWGRRYDYLVVLDADSLMSGATLLHLIDRMQRQPRVGLIQTIPIPVGQRTLFGRFSQLASALYSPMLAAGQSFWQGDAANYWGHNAIVRTRAFMAHAGLPTLSGKPPLGGELLSHDFVEAALLKRGGWQVLLDTMATTAVSRHAPHMSASHNSFEAMPSNLLDFAKRDRRWLQGNLQHLRLLTGAGFHPISRLHFFFGAFAYLSSLVWLGLLLCTSILVGYQAVDTQPHYPLPEALSLGLLFITLSMLVAPKVMGLILTCWQCPQGFGGRFRLTLSTLLEMLFAALIAPLMMAWHSLFIMNVLIGRAIDWQTQHRGERSLSWKECWQHAGWMSLCGAAWAGMLVLFSPSAFGWLTPAWLGLIAAVPIVKYTSSATWGDAMSDRVGLLGTPSSVLRPPLLADFSALNQPSNERSFYITGLKPPPSELPGDMPCQSFRGPLPYANASASTAKEHN